A single window of Plasmodium reichenowi strain SY57 chromosome 12, whole genome shotgun sequence DNA harbors:
- a CDS encoding hypothetical protein (conserved Plasmodium protein, unknown function), whose translation MKKLSDFYTYSKDKSISVFNFKKKEEEKKKKEETGWIKKVYLDFEKTKNDTYTYVSIKTHQMKDKFMKWNLRFFKVNHSKYEHFPWYKRLYYIMKDYIYNILKIKEEGMDTYGGHIGPNEKKISRLTSTFENFDFKNRYAQKQSEDSMIYKYRENLKKEKMNDSYLSERSQSEITRRNLSNEIVSMKGCESKLYEEMYYNNKNDDDNKNDDDNKNDDDNKNDDDNKNDDDDDNNNNINNNNNNNNINYKNRLRSLMSIGNTTNEKVYSENESKVTHSNTVDKNENDHFLNIENSPKFNIKNTWEKLSGYIS comes from the coding sequence ATGAAAAAGTTATCCGACTTTTACACGTACTCCAAGGACAAGTCTATATCTgtctttaattttaaaaagaaggaggaagaaaaaaagaaaaaagaagaaacaGGTTggataaaaaaagtatatttGGATTTTGAGAAGACAAAGAATGATACTTATACATATGTGTCTATTAAAACACATCAAATGAAGGATAAATTTATGAAATGGAATTTAAGGTTTTTTAAGGTGAATCATTCAAAGTATGAGCATTTCCCATGGTATAAGAgattatattacataatgaaggattatatttataatatattaaaaataaaggaaGAAGGAATGGACACTTATGGAGGACATATAGGTCcaaatgaaaagaaaatatcTCGATTAACATCAACATTTGAAAATTTTGATTTTAAAAATAGATACGCACAAAAACAGTCTGAAGATTCAAtgatttataaatatagggaaaatttaaagaaagaaaaaatgaatgatAGTTATCTTAGTGAACGTAGTCAGTCCGAGATAACCCGAAGGAATTTGTCGAATGAAATTGTATCAATGAAGGGATGTGAGAGTAAACTGTATGAAgaaatgtattataataataaaaatgatgatgataataaaaacgatgatgataataaaaacgatgatgataataaaaacgatgatgataataaaaacgatgatgatgatgataacaataataatattaataataataataataataataatatcaatTATAAGAATAGATTGAGAAGTTTAATGTCTATTGGGAATACGACCAATGAAAAAGTTTATTCAGAAAATGAATCCAAGGTTACACATAGTAATACTgttgataaaaatgaaaatgatcattttttaaatatagaGAATTCCCcaaaatttaatataaaaaatacatgGGAAAAATTAAGCGGATACATTTcataa
- a CDS encoding putative membrane protein (conserved Plasmodium membrane protein, unknown function), with the protein MTFLKFIYLIVVPLGIFLLLSCLLKVRFLVTFSYSFCRKKIGDTPLRIVSIILFLNFLIFITESYKLKYNVRNMYSANELITGITSDHLKLYKWRHERNWWIGLSNLCIWIMIWRSTGIINYYVKYLEQRKRQIKLL; encoded by the coding sequence atgacatttttaaaatttatatatttgatagTTGTGCCCTTAGGcatatttttacttttgTCTTGCTTATTAAAAGTACGATTTCTTGTGACGTTTAGTTATTCGTTTTGTAGAAAGAAGATTGGTGATACACCTTTAAGAATTGTatctataatattatttttaaattttttaatatttataactgaatcttataaattaaaatataatgtaaGAAATATGTATAGTGCGAATGAGCTAATCACGGGTATAACTTCTGatcatttaaaattatataaatggaGACATGAAAGGAATTGGTGGATAGGATTATCaaatttatgtatatgGATCATGATCTGGCGATCTACTGGAATAATTAATTACTATGTTAAATATTTAGAACAAAGGAAAAGACAAATAAAGCTCCTATGA
- a CDS encoding bax inhibitor 1, putative: protein MADTNGRNSVVGQNYGAAYNQGGYNYSQNKDKENYEKSNSGQKGYYYDARTNITANGGLYDEFSLNEFSSTKIRHG from the coding sequence ATGGCTGATACAAATGGAAGAAATAGTGTCGTAGGGCAGAATTATGGAGCTGCTTATAACCAAGGAGGATATAATTATTCACAAAATAAAGACAAAGAAAATTATGAGAAATCAAACAGTGGACAGAAAGGATATTATTATGACGCAAGAACAAATATAACAGCAAATGGTGGATTGTATGATGAATTTTCACTTAATGAATTTTCATCAACAAAAATAAGACATGG
- a CDS encoding RNA-binding protein, putative codes for MDRYGHNVRSDIKKQGYEDSNLPILCETCLGENPYVRIIREENGKECKICKNVFTHFRWKPGENSRYKQTVICMKCAKVKNVCQTCLFDLQYNLPVQVRDKFLENSIVLPENETNRNFFLEQMENDMSSTYNKMNRINMDLSKLKRRDPYFKRNMARVCSFWRKNSCNRGDECPYLHKEIHLDKSLSNQNIKNRYTGENDILAEKILLKHNEKNNDDKNMSNKICIQGISESVSQANIKECFKKFGDIKSIKVIPKDSKMFISYSNSQAAKKASDKYKDGLLLNGCNLTVHLQDNPTYNNKNQHPVINYMNNNMYQNNMSPQMMYNPMYYPYYNMNNMHPSSAPYSSMLPSEAEQRK; via the coding sequence ATGGATAGATATGGACATAATGTAAGATCAGATATAAAGAAGCAGGGATATGAAGATTCGAATTTACCCATTCTTTGTGAAACGTGTTTAGGAGAAAATCCATATGTTAGAATAATAAGAGAAGAGAATGGGAAAGAATgtaaaatatgtaaaaatgtGTTTACTCATTTTAGATGGAAACCTGGTGAGAATTCAAGATATAAACAAACGGTTATATGTATGAAATGTGCTAAAGTTAAAAATGTATGTCAAACTTGTTTATTTGATTTACAATATAATTTACCTGTACAAGTCAGGGACAAATTTCTTGAAAATAGTATAGTATTACCAGAGAATGAAACAAATCggaatttttttttagagCAGATGGAAAACGATATGTCATcaacatataataaaatgaatcGTATAAATATGGATTTAagtaaattaaaaagacgagatccatattttaaaagaaacATGGCAAGGGTATGTAGTTTCTGGAGGAAAAATTCATGTAATCGTGGAGATGAATGTCCGTATCTTCATAAAGAGATTCATTTAGATAAATCATTATcaaatcaaaatataaagaatagATATACAGGAGAAAATGATATTTTAGCTgagaaaatattattaaaacataatgaaaaaaataatgatgataaaaatatgtctaataaaatatgtatacaaGGTATTAGTGAATCAGTTAGTCAAgcaaatataaaagaatgttttaaaaaatttggAGATATTAAATCTATAAAAGTCATACCAAAAGATTcaaaaatgtttatatcTTATTCTAATTCACAAGCAGCTAAAAAAGCTAgtgataaatataaagatgGTCTTTTACTTAACGGTTGTAATTTGACTGTACATTTACAAGATAATCcaacatataataataaaaatcaaCATCCTgttattaattatatgaataataatatgtatcaaaataatatgtcTCCTCAAATGATGTATAATCCTATGtattatccatattataatatgaataatatgcACCCTAGCAGTGCTCCCTATTCTTCGATGTTACCATCTGAAGCGGAGCAACgcaaataa